A genomic stretch from Amia ocellicauda isolate fAmiCal2 chromosome 23, fAmiCal2.hap1, whole genome shotgun sequence includes:
- the agt gene encoding angiotensinogen, translated as MSKILEALLFFSCISLLAANRVYVHPFNLFAFDNATCQNIQSTQNEKMFAPPLIDLHNISEAVGSTHKDSDGTKQTINQKTKALAVLQNELGLRLYNALRKEKPGNTLFSPVNSFGTLVTFYLGASGKTATNFQNFLGLVKETDTENCTSPFDGHKVLTTLQHINSLTDGSTDELRTLVWTLVSSNVELSEDFARGTRDFSDHSYIGAVDFSKPTAAEALVNAFIERTSSGNTKSLFHDISSSSDLLFASSLHFKGKWKAAFQPEKTTEQEFQTPDKTSVSVPLMSRQGVYGFLNDKGNKCTIVKLPLSKKAFVLLVLPYEGTDLDHVESILSGGLISLWHRHMSNRFLDLSLPKFSMTAVNDLKAILTDLKLPYLLGENAAFGRLGRKPNFTVDKVLNKVVFEVSEEGSEEQNESQDHPAATELKINRPFFFAIIEGNSDAILLMGRITNPLQ; from the exons ATGTCAAAAATCCTGGAAGCCTTGCTGTTCTTCTCCTGCATCTCTCTCCTTGCGGCAAACCGCGTCTACGTCCACCCTTTTAACCTCTTTGCGTTCGACAATGCCACCTGCCAAAACATACAGAGCACACAGAATGAGAAGATGTTTGCCCCACCACTCATAGACCTACACAACATTTCAGAGGCAGTGGGGAGCACACACAAAGACTCTGATGGAACGAAGCAAACTATTAACCAGAAGACCAAAGCGCTGGCGGTGCTGCAGAATGAGCTGGGCCTGCGACTGTACAATGCTCTGAGAAAGGAGAAGCCTGGAAACACCCTGTTCTCTCCAGTGAACAGCTTTGGCACGCTGGTTACCTTCTATTTAGGAGCCTCTGGCAAAACGGCCACCAATTTTCAGAATTTCCTTGGGTTGGTTAAGGAGACGGACACGGAAAATTGCACCTCGCCCTTCGACGGGCACAAGGTCCTCACCACCCTTCAGCATATCAATTCTCTGACCGATGGATCTACCGATGAGCTGCGAACTCTGGTGTGGACCTTGGTCAGCAGCAATGTAGAGCTGTCAGAGGACTTTGCGAGGGGCACACGGGACTTCTCAGATCATTCCTATATCGGAGCTGTAGATTTCTCCAAGCCTACAGCTGCTGAAGCCCTGGTGAACGCCTTCATTGAGAGGACATCTTCTGGGAATACCAAGAGCCTCTTCCATGACATCAGCTCTTCTTCAGACTTGCTGTTCGCCAGCTCTCTTCATTTCAAGG gaaAATGGAAAGCAGCATTCCAACCAGAGAAGACCACAGAGCAAGAGTTCCAGACCCCTGATAAGACCAGTGTTTCGGTGCCCTTGATGTCCCGCCAGGGCGTTTACGGGTTTCTGAATGACAAGGGCAACAAATGCACCATCGTCAAACTCCCCCTGAGCAAGAAGGCTTTCGTGCTCCTTGTCCTCCCGTATGAGGGGACTGATCTGGACCACGTAGAATCCATCCTGTCCGGGGGGCTCATTTCGTTGTGGCACAGGCATATGTCCAACAG GTTCCTGGACTTGTCCCTGCCCAAGTTCTCCATGACGGCAGTGAATGATCTGAAGGCAATCCTCACAGATTTGAAACTGCCATACCTGCTCGGTGAAAACGCCGCATTCGGACGACTCGGCAGAAAACCCAATTTCACCGTTGACAAG GTGCTGAACAAGGTGGTGTTTGAGGTGTCTGAGGAGGGATCTGAGGAGCAAAACGAGAGCCAAGACCATCCAGCCGCCACTGAACTGAAAATTAACCGGCCATTTTTCTTTGCCATCATCGAGGGGAACTCCGATGCCATTCTGTTAATGGGAAGAATAACCAATCCCTTGCAATGA
- the cog2 gene encoding conserved oligomeric Golgi complex subunit 2, with protein MNLPKGPETLCFDKDEFMKDDFDVDHFVSECRKRVQLEELREDLELYYKLLKTAMVELINKDYADFVNLSTNLVGMDKALNQLTVPLGQLREEVLSLRSSVNEVIKAIDDRLSKQDDIQRKKMCVLRLVQVVRSVEKIEKILYSQNSKDTHSLEGNSPLLAGQILERIATEFNQLQFHAVQSKGMPLLDKVRPRIAGITAMLQQSLEGMLIEGLQTSNVDIVRHCLRTYATIDKTRDAEGLVGQVLVKPYMDQVVVDRFVQSHPNGLQVLYGKLLDFVPHHCRLLREVTGGAVSSDKADIVPGYDFLVNSVWPEMIKALEEKLSSLFNPGNPDTFYEKYTVSMDFVRKYERQCGSQASVRRLRAHPSYQSFQNKWNLPVYFQLRFKEIAGDLETAAAGGLLEAPAGSSYCLMVSHVLWNSLLKCWAEKIYLPLLAHRFWKLTLQLLSRYSIFVSEVLSKAASTEVTKDAAKPLSSSASSSSLTSHEDSGSDSSATSALSTKQMVSIAADVDKLQEEIPALSEMIKQRLELIGFSNFDIISDSLADSQASLSSNLPTINSRVTQRLSESCCGYLKCASEVPRLYRRTNKDVPSKASAYVDNSLKPLHQLQSDYQDVLKESIRKDWLRVALCTSTQRYYDTVADVFSSVKKMEESLKRLKQARKTVSSSSLGTNGGLTDDNKIRLQLALDVEYFGEQIQKMGLQTSDISLFSSLLELVQGAKDLAPIEQP; from the exons ATGAACCTCCCAAAAGGGCCCGAGACTCTGTGCTTTGATAAAGACGAGTTTATGAAG GATGACTTCGACGTGGACCACTTTGTGTCCGAGTGCCGGAAGCGTGtgcagctggaggagctgcGAGAGGACCTGGAGCTGTACTACAAGCTGCTGAAGACGGCCATGGTGGAACTCATCAACAAGGACTATGCAGACTTTGTGAACCTGTCCACCAACCTG GTGGGAATGGACAAAGCCCTCAACCAGCTCACCGTACCTCTGGGCCAGTTACGAGAAGAGGTGTTG aGCCTAAGATCATCAGTGAATGAAGTCATTAAAGCGATCGATGACCGCTTATCAAAACAAGATGATATACAGAGAAAGAAG ATGTGTGTTCTGCGGCTCGTCCAAGTTGTGCGATCTGTGGAGAAGATTGAAAAAATCCTCTACTCACAGAACTCCAAAGACACGCACTCTCTGGAAGGGAACAG TCCTCTGCTAGCAGGCCAGATTCTGGAGCGCATCGCCACTGAGTTCAACCAGCTGCAGTTTCACGCGGTGCAGAGCAAAGGGAtgcccctgctggacaaagtgCGACCT AGGATTGCGGGGATCACTGCCATGCTTCAGCAGTCTCTGGAAGGGATGCTCATCGAAGGCCTTCAGACGTCCAACGTTGACATTGTGCGCCATTGCTTGAGGACGTACGCAACAATAGACAAAACCAGGGACGCAGAGGGCCTCGTGGGGCAGGTTCTTGTTAAGCCTTACATGGATCAG GTCGTAGTTGATCGATTTGTTCAGTCGCATCCCAACGGCCTGCAGGTGCTGTATGGGAAACTGCTGGATTTTGTGCCCCATCACTGTCGTTTACTGCGAGAAGTCACAGGAGGGGCCGTATCGAG TGACAAAGCGGACATTGTTCCCGGCTATGACTTCTTGGTGAATTCGGTCTGGCCTGAAATGATCAAAGCTCTAGAAGAGAAGCTCTCCTCTCTCTTCAATCCGGGCAATCCTGACACTTTCTATGAG AAATACACGGTGAGCATGGACTTTGTGAGGAAGTACGAGCGACAGTGTGGCTCGCAGGCCAGCGTGAGAAGGCTGCGGGCGCACCCCTCCTACCAGAGCTTCCAGAATAAGTGGAACTTGCCAGTCTACTTCCAGCTCAG ATTCAAGGAGATTGCCGGAGACCTGGAGACGGCGGCAGCAGGGGGTTTACTGGAAGCACCAG CGGGAAGCTCGTACTGTCTGATGGTGTCACACGTTCTGTGGAACAGTCTGCTGAAATGCTGGGCGGAAAAGATCTATCTGCCGCTTCTGGCCCACCGGTTTTGGAAGCTAACTTTGCAGTTGCTTTCTCGATACTCCATCTTTGTCAGTGAG GTCCTGAGTAAAGCTGCCTCCACAGAAGTGACTAAAGACGCTGCCAAGCCCCTGAGCAGTTCTGCTTCGTCCTCCAGCTTGACGTCCCACGAGGATTCTGGGAGCGACTCCAGCGCTACATCTGCACTCTCCACCAAACAGATGGTGTCCATTGCAGCTGATGTGGACAAACTGCAGGAGGAG ATCCCTGCCCTTTCTGAGATGATCAAACAGAGACTGGAGCTCATTGGATTCAGTAACTTTGACATCATCTCAG attcATTAGCGGACTCTCAAGCATCGCTGTCAAGCAACCTCCCAACTATCAACAGCAGAGTGACTCAACGTCTGAGTGAGAGCTGCTGCGGTTACCTTAAATGCGCGTCTGAAGTTCCAAGGTTATACCGGAGGACAAACAAG GATGTACCCTCCAAAGCCTCGGCGTATGTGGACAACTCACTGAAGCCCCTGCACCAGCTCCAGAGCGATTATCAAGACGTACTGAAGGAATCCATCCGTAAAGACTGGCTCCGGGTGGCGCTGTGTACCAGCACTCAGAG ATATTATGATACAGTGGCTGATGTCTTCAGTTCTGTGAAGAAAATGGAGGAGAGTCTGAAGAGACTGAAGCAAGCGAGGAAAACAGTCAGCTCGAGCTCCCTGGGCACCAATGGAGGCCTCACAGATGACAACAAAATCCGGCTCCAGCTGGCTCTGGATGTGGAGTACTTTGGGGAGCAG ATCCAGAAGATGGGTCTACAGACGAGTGATATCAGTCTGTTTTCATCTCTTCTTGAGTTAGTGCAAGGAGCAAAGGACCTGGCCCCCATAGAACAGCCTTAA